From a region of the Salvelinus namaycush isolate Seneca chromosome 40, SaNama_1.0, whole genome shotgun sequence genome:
- the cyyr1 gene encoding cysteine and tyrosine-rich protein 1, which translates to MERTEAAGWKFLRDSLLLCLFTGHSEAQCDGCVEYCCEGSPPFCCSYYAFMGDVLSGTAISGIVFGVVFLMGALAAFFLCVCMCVKNGRGARVDVFNTSYINTVSQGYPGPPPPYTYDYEMYPSAMRPPPYTPTPPRTDSYSPPPPYPGCNRK; encoded by the exons ATGGAAAGAACAGAGGCAGCGGGGTGGAAATTCCTACGGGACTCTCTCCTACTTTGTCTTTTTACCG GTCACAGTGAGGCCCAGTGTGATGGCTGTGTGGAGTACTGCTGTGAAGGCTCTCCCCCTTTCTGCTGTTCCTACTACGCCTTTATGGGAGATGTCCTCTC GGGCACGGCGATCTCGGGCATCGTGTTTGGTGTGGTGTTTCTGATGGGAGCGCTGGCGGCcttcttcctgtgtgtgtgcatgtgtgtgaagaACGGGCGAGGGGCCCGTGTGGACGTGTTCAACACCTCCTACATCAACACTGTGTCCCAGGGCTACCCAG gaCCCCCACCTCCCTACACCTATGACTATGAGATGTACCCTTCGGCCATGCGCCCCCCTCCCTACACCCCCACCCCACCTAGGACAGACAGCTACTCCCCTCCCCCTCCGTATCCGGGCTGTAATCGCAAATGA